One Denticeps clupeoides chromosome 12, fDenClu1.1, whole genome shotgun sequence genomic window carries:
- the si:ch211-236d3.4 gene encoding protein FAM107B isoform X1 yields MGVSYGKKKAYNIEPQCVKTGKHLNGTASAYADLNWERAQQGLAHGHRDPFGYPHGDPPPVAGYAAQPDYMEGEDDLIKPKKLINPVKASKSHQELHRELLMNHKRGVESKPELQRVLEQRKREQMIKQRKQEEEARKKISPLEQELLKRRKELEEMEQEQEKQLDGTRNAPEFVKVKENLRRTSFRNSGEKEV; encoded by the exons ATGGGGGTCTCTTATGGGAAGAAA AAGGCGTACAACATCGAGCCCCAGTGTGTGAAAACTGGAAAACACCTGAATGGTACAG cCTCAGCCTATGCAGACCTTAACTGGGAACGAGCGCAGCAGGGCCTTGCTCACGGGCACAGGGACCCTTTCGGGTACCCCCATGGAGACCCTCCCCCAGTGGCCGGTTATGCGGCTCAGCCGGATTACATGGAAGGGGAAGATGATCTCATCAAGCCCAAAAAGCTCATTAATCCCGTAAAAGCCTCTAAAAGCCACCAGGAACTGCACAGGGAGCTGCTCATGAACCATAAACG GGGCGTGGAAAGCAAACCAGAGCTGCAGCGTGTTCTggagcagaggaagagagagcaGATGATAAAACAGAGGAAACAGGAGGAAGAGGCGCGTAAGAAGATCTCGCCCCTGGAGCAGGAGCTGCTTAAGAGAAGAAAGGAGCTAGAGGAG ATGGAGCAGGAGCAAGAGAAGCAGCTGGATGGAACCCGGAATGCTCCAGAGTTCGTCAAAGTCAAGGAGAACTTGAGAAGGACGTCCTTCCGGAACAGCGGGGAGAAGGAGGTGTAG
- the si:ch211-236d3.4 gene encoding protein FAM107B isoform X2: MAHRVTHGPLTEEQRPREVLVKSASAYADLNWERAQQGLAHGHRDPFGYPHGDPPPVAGYAAQPDYMEGEDDLIKPKKLINPVKASKSHQELHRELLMNHKRGVESKPELQRVLEQRKREQMIKQRKQEEEARKKISPLEQELLKRRKELEEMEQEQEKQLDGTRNAPEFVKVKENLRRTSFRNSGEKEV, encoded by the exons ATGGCCCACAGAGTCACCCACGGCCCCCTGACTGAGGAACAGAGACCCAGAGAAGTCCTGGTCAAGTCAG cCTCAGCCTATGCAGACCTTAACTGGGAACGAGCGCAGCAGGGCCTTGCTCACGGGCACAGGGACCCTTTCGGGTACCCCCATGGAGACCCTCCCCCAGTGGCCGGTTATGCGGCTCAGCCGGATTACATGGAAGGGGAAGATGATCTCATCAAGCCCAAAAAGCTCATTAATCCCGTAAAAGCCTCTAAAAGCCACCAGGAACTGCACAGGGAGCTGCTCATGAACCATAAACG GGGCGTGGAAAGCAAACCAGAGCTGCAGCGTGTTCTggagcagaggaagagagagcaGATGATAAAACAGAGGAAACAGGAGGAAGAGGCGCGTAAGAAGATCTCGCCCCTGGAGCAGGAGCTGCTTAAGAGAAGAAAGGAGCTAGAGGAG ATGGAGCAGGAGCAAGAGAAGCAGCTGGATGGAACCCGGAATGCTCCAGAGTTCGTCAAAGTCAAGGAGAACTTGAGAAGGACGTCCTTCCGGAACAGCGGGGAGAAGGAGGTGTAG